From a region of the Paenibacillus sp. R14(2021) genome:
- the fdhA gene encoding formaldehyde dehydrogenase, glutathione-independent, producing the protein MSGNRAVVYVESGKVAVRDISYPELILRDGPGVNPLNVGRKCEHGVILKVITTNICGSDQHMVRGRTTAPSGLVLGHEITGEVIEVGRDVEFIKKGDLVSVPFNIACGRCRNCKERNTNVCSNVNPDRPGSAYGYVDMGGWIGGQSEYVMVPYADFQLLKFPDKDRAMEKILDLTMLSDIFPTGYHGAVSAGVRPGSTVYVAGAGPVGLAAAHSAQLLGASVVIVGDLNSERLAQARSFGCETVNLREHPNLAEQIDQILGVPEVDCAIDCVGFEAHGHGKAHGEAPATVLNSIMEVTRAGGRLGIPGLYVTGDPGAVDEDAKIGTLKIRFGLGWAKSHTFVTGQTPVMQYNRELMSAILSGRAQIAKAVNATLISIDQAPAAYAEFDQGASKKFVIDPHGSVRR; encoded by the coding sequence ATGTCAGGAAATCGTGCGGTAGTCTATGTGGAATCCGGTAAAGTAGCGGTTCGCGATATCTCGTACCCGGAATTGATTCTGCGGGACGGACCAGGTGTCAACCCGCTCAATGTCGGCAGAAAATGTGAGCATGGCGTTATTTTGAAAGTCATAACGACGAATATTTGCGGCAGCGACCAGCATATGGTTCGCGGCCGGACGACGGCTCCGAGCGGCTTAGTGCTCGGCCATGAAATTACGGGCGAAGTCATCGAAGTCGGCCGCGACGTTGAATTTATAAAGAAAGGCGATCTGGTGTCCGTGCCGTTTAACATCGCATGCGGACGCTGCCGAAATTGCAAAGAACGCAATACCAATGTCTGTTCCAATGTCAACCCGGACCGACCGGGCTCAGCTTATGGCTACGTGGACATGGGCGGCTGGATAGGCGGCCAATCCGAGTATGTTATGGTACCTTATGCGGATTTCCAGCTGCTTAAATTTCCGGATAAGGATCGCGCGATGGAGAAGATTCTTGATCTGACGATGCTCTCGGATATATTCCCGACGGGCTACCATGGCGCGGTTAGCGCAGGGGTGAGACCGGGTTCAACCGTCTATGTCGCTGGCGCTGGACCGGTCGGACTTGCGGCTGCCCATTCGGCACAGCTGCTCGGCGCCTCGGTCGTCATCGTCGGCGATTTGAACAGCGAGCGTCTTGCCCAAGCACGCAGCTTCGGGTGCGAGACGGTTAATCTGCGCGAGCATCCGAATCTCGCTGAGCAAATTGACCAAATTCTTGGCGTGCCCGAGGTGGATTGCGCGATTGACTGCGTGGGCTTCGAAGCGCATGGTCACGGTAAAGCGCACGGCGAAGCGCCGGCTACGGTGCTTAATTCCATCATGGAAGTGACCCGTGCAGGAGGCAGATTGGGCATACCGGGGCTGTACGTCACCGGGGATCCGGGTGCTGTGGACGAGGATGCCAAGATTGGCACGCTCAAGATCCGTTTCGGGCTCGGCTGGGCCAAATCGCATACGTTTGTCACGGGCCAAACGCCGGTAATGCAGTATAACCGCGAGTTGATGAGCGCTATTCTGAGCGGCAGAGCACAGATCGCCAAAGCCGTCAACGCGACGCTGATTTCAATAGATCAAGCCCCAGCCGCGTATGCGGAGTTCGATCAAGGCGCATCCAAGAAGTTCGTGATCGATCCACACGGATCCGTTAGACGATAG
- a CDS encoding DMT family transporter, with translation MTAAKFFTHPLGIFGASVSATLLWGSSYPFIKLSYARLGIGSSDTLQQLLFAGYRFTLAGLLILAYMVIRRESLRYQRGSGGMVSSIAMLQTVLQYTFFYAGLSMSAGVAGAVISGTISFFQIVLAHFIYRDDRISGAKGAGLLVGFIGLLVLGIAKHDGGAGGLHFSAGELLLMAATLFNAFANLLSKRAAATLSVSYINGYQMLLGGIVLSLIAAGGVGWTPFHFDGIGLLMLLHLAVVSALAFTLWNNVMKYNRVGSVSMYLFLIPVFGVLQSALFLHEALSAAVLAALALVSAGIVIVNRGRRQAARTLTEE, from the coding sequence ATGACAGCAGCTAAATTTTTCACGCATCCGCTTGGCATTTTTGGAGCTTCCGTCAGTGCAACTTTGCTCTGGGGAAGCTCATATCCATTTATTAAGCTTAGTTACGCCAGACTTGGCATCGGTTCTTCGGATACGCTGCAGCAGCTGTTGTTTGCCGGTTATCGGTTTACGCTGGCCGGGCTGCTTATTTTGGCGTATATGGTCATTCGACGAGAAAGCCTTCGTTATCAACGCGGCAGCGGGGGGATGGTCTCGTCGATTGCCATGCTCCAAACCGTGCTGCAATATACCTTCTTCTATGCTGGCTTATCGATGAGCGCAGGCGTTGCCGGAGCGGTTATTTCGGGAACGATCTCGTTCTTTCAAATCGTACTGGCCCATTTCATTTACAGGGACGACCGTATTAGTGGCGCCAAAGGAGCCGGTCTGCTGGTCGGATTTATCGGCCTGCTTGTGCTTGGCATAGCTAAGCATGACGGCGGAGCCGGCGGCTTGCATTTCTCGGCAGGGGAGCTGCTGCTCATGGCCGCAACGCTCTTCAACGCGTTTGCCAACCTCTTGTCTAAACGGGCAGCGGCAACGCTCAGCGTTTCCTACATTAACGGGTATCAGATGCTGCTCGGCGGCATTGTGCTCAGTTTAATCGCTGCAGGCGGGGTAGGCTGGACGCCGTTTCATTTTGACGGTATTGGGCTGCTTATGCTGCTGCATCTGGCAGTCGTTTCCGCGCTGGCATTCACGCTGTGGAACAATGTCATGAAATATAACCGGGTCGGCAGTGTTTCGATGTATTTGTTTCTCATTCCCGTGTTTGGCGTCCTGCAGTCGGCGTTGTTTCTTCATGAAGCGTTGTCCGCGGCCGTCTTGGCGGCTTTAGCGCTAGTCAGCGCGGGTATCGTTATCGTTAACCGGGGCCGCAGGCAAGCGGCAAGAACGCTGACGGAAGAATAG
- a CDS encoding GyrI-like domain-containing protein, whose product MNNCSLITKPAINMVGISYCGPYSTFPDEAIRLQSDFLSRKHEINGDVKANVLYSPYFGNEVFATYWACFEAPHLEQLPKGMVQFSIPMRTYAMAVCTNKRIGEGYEQLTAWMNEQNIKKRDNAVSLEIFYIDEHLEEEQVELLIPIDEH is encoded by the coding sequence ATGAACAATTGCTCATTGATTACCAAACCTGCGATTAATATGGTTGGTATCAGCTATTGCGGTCCCTATTCCACATTTCCGGATGAAGCCATCCGTCTGCAGAGTGACTTTCTCTCCAGAAAGCATGAAATTAACGGTGACGTGAAAGCAAATGTGCTCTACAGTCCGTATTTCGGCAATGAGGTATTTGCTACGTATTGGGCTTGCTTCGAAGCTCCGCATTTGGAGCAGCTGCCCAAAGGCATGGTGCAATTCTCGATTCCAATGCGAACATACGCAATGGCCGTCTGTACGAACAAAAGAATCGGCGAGGGTTACGAGCAGCTGACCGCTTGGATGAACGAGCAGAACATAAAGAAGCGGGATAACGCCGTTTCCTTGGAAATCTTCTACATTGATGAACATTTGGAGGAGGAACAAGTAGAGCTGCTTATTCCGATTGACGAACACTAA
- a CDS encoding PhzF family phenazine biosynthesis protein codes for MKTPIAIIDAFTSVPFRGNPAAVCLLDEPKNAEWMQLAAAEMNLSETAFLERREDGSYGLRWFTPTVEVELCGHATLASSHYLWTNGLLRPDEQARFQTLSGLLKADLTSSGVTLDFPAEPAAPLTAPEELIQGLGLIPRFIGRNRMDYLVEVDREDTVRTLQPDFAMLARVQARGVIVTSRADSNAEGTPYDFVSRAFYPASGINEDPVTGSAHCALGPYWQRRLRKNVLNAYQASSRGGELTIEVTGDRVLMTGRAVTIMNGYLEI; via the coding sequence ATGAAAACACCGATTGCAATCATCGATGCGTTCACGTCCGTTCCGTTTCGGGGGAATCCCGCTGCGGTCTGTCTCTTGGATGAACCGAAGAATGCCGAATGGATGCAGCTGGCGGCAGCCGAGATGAATTTGTCTGAAACGGCATTTCTGGAGCGGCGGGAAGATGGCAGTTATGGCCTGCGCTGGTTTACGCCTACGGTGGAGGTGGAGCTTTGCGGGCATGCGACGCTCGCAAGCAGCCATTATTTATGGACGAACGGCCTGCTGCGGCCTGATGAACAAGCGCGGTTCCAGACGCTGAGCGGCCTGCTGAAGGCAGATCTGACAAGCAGCGGCGTTACGCTCGATTTCCCGGCGGAGCCGGCTGCGCCGCTGACGGCACCTGAGGAGCTGATTCAAGGACTCGGGCTGATTCCGCGCTTCATCGGACGGAACCGGATGGATTATTTGGTCGAAGTGGACAGGGAGGACACGGTAAGAACGCTGCAGCCGGATTTTGCAATGCTGGCGCGGGTTCAAGCCCGTGGCGTCATCGTGACGAGCCGTGCCGATTCGAATGCGGAAGGGACACCTTATGATTTCGTATCGCGAGCCTTCTATCCGGCTTCCGGTATTAACGAAGATCCTGTGACCGGCTCCGCGCATTGTGCGCTTGGACCATATTGGCAGCGCAGACTTCGCAAGAACGTGTTGAACGCTTATCAGGCATCCTCAAGAGGCGGAGAGCTTACCATCGAGGTAACAGGCGATCGCGTGCTGATGACGGGGAGAGCCGTTACGATCATGAACGGATATTTGGAGATTTGA
- a CDS encoding DUF4157 domain-containing protein, whose product MKTFGSGKSIRKMDKSSYKGQAALRSKSNPYAPLQRALASGAPLQAAEMHALQRSVGNQAAGQFIGAGGRQPIMAKMTINQPTDAYELEADQVSFRVANDLQASSGKSDEPVQRMEQGESEEEELQLKSDSAGVLQRMEQGESEEEELQLKPDSAGVLQRMEQGESEEEELQLKPDSAGVLQRMEQGESEEEELQLKPDSAGVLQRMEQGESEEEELQLKRDPFAVIQREAEGAPEDAGPKVEAAIDESRGKGQPLPDALRKKLEASFKADFSKVSIHTDNAADQLAKQVGARAFTTGSDIYFRQGEFKPDTASGIQLLSHELTHVVQQS is encoded by the coding sequence GTGAAAACATTCGGTTCGGGTAAATCCATCCGGAAAATGGACAAGAGCAGCTACAAGGGACAAGCTGCTCTTCGCTCCAAATCCAACCCATATGCACCTTTGCAGCGAGCGCTGGCAAGCGGAGCGCCGCTTCAAGCTGCTGAGATGCATGCCTTGCAGCGTTCAGTAGGCAACCAAGCTGCAGGTCAATTCATTGGAGCAGGCGGACGGCAGCCGATCATGGCCAAGATGACGATCAATCAACCGACGGATGCCTATGAATTAGAAGCGGACCAGGTGTCGTTTCGCGTTGCGAACGATCTTCAAGCCTCTTCCGGCAAGAGCGACGAACCCGTTCAACGGATGGAGCAGGGCGAATCGGAGGAAGAGGAGCTGCAGCTGAAGTCGGACAGCGCCGGCGTCCTGCAGCGGATGGAACAGGGCGAATCGGAGGAAGAGGAGCTACAGCTGAAGCCGGATAGCGCAGGCGTCCTGCAGCGGATGGAGCAGGGCGAATCGGAAGAAGAGGAGCTCCAGCTGAAGCCGGATAGCGCAGGCGTGCTGCAGCGGATGGAGCAGGGCGAATCGGAGGAAGAGGAGCTGCAGCTGAAGCCAGACAGCGCAGGCGTGCTGCAGCGGATGGAACAGGGCGAATCGGAAGAAGAGGAGCTGCAGCTGAAGCGCGATCCGTTCGCGGTCATTCAGCGGGAGGCCGAAGGAGCTCCGGAGGATGCCGGTCCGAAGGTGGAGGCGGCGATCGATGAATCCCGCGGCAAAGGACAGCCGCTGCCGGATGCGCTTCGCAAGAAGTTGGAAGCTTCGTTCAAGGCGGATTTCAGCAAGGTGTCCATTCATACGGACAATGCGGCAGACCAGCTGGCCAAACAGGTAGGCGCGCGTGCATTTACCACGGGTTCGGATATTTATTTCCGACAAGGCGAATTTAAGCCGGATACGGCAAGCGGCATTCAACTGCTCAGTCATGAGCTTACGCATGTTGTACAGCAAAGCTAA